From the Actinomycetota bacterium genome, the window TTGGAGATGAGGCCCATGCGCAAGCCGCGCCGGCGCAGCTCCCGCAGGGTCTCGAGGGCGTCGTGGTATGCGCCGTAGTTGGCTGGCAGGGAGAAGGTGTCGTAGAGGGCCAGGGGGAGCGCTCCGTCACCCTGCTCGTAGCCCATCTCGCGCACCAGGCCGCCGTAGAAGTCAAGCCAGAAGCGGCGCGACTTGCTGCTCTCGTTGGAGAAGGTATAACCCTGGCGCTGCCGTTCTTCCACCCCCGCCATTAGGGAACGCGTCGCCGTGCGCAGGATGTCCAGGTCCACCTCCAGTCCGTGCTCCGAGCACACCTGCATGAAGAGCTCGGGGAAGGAGGGCATGGGGTGCACCAGGGTCTCCCCGGCGTCAAAGAAGACGAAATCTATCTCCCGGCTGGCCATGGTGGTTGTTCTACCTCCTCGCGGTCGCTATCATTAACTCAATAAAGGGCCCATCACGAGCCCTGAGATAATAATATCACGCGCTACCGTCAGGAGGTCGAGGGGCCGGTGCAGAATAACTGCCGCAAGCTCAGGGGATGTCCCGCCAGCCAGTACCTTGCGTGCGAAGCCTACCTGCGTGGATTGGAATGCTGGCAGATCGACCAGCCGAGGTGTTCCCAGGAGTTGCGTTTCTGCCTGCAGTACGGGTG encodes:
- a CDS encoding HAD-IA family hydrolase; the encoded protein is MASREIDFVFFDAGETLVHPMPSFPELFMQVCSEHGLEVDLDILRTATRSLMAGVEERQRQGYTFSNESSKSRRFWLDFYGGLVREMGYEQGDGALPLALYDTFSLPANYGAYHDALETLRELRRRGLRMGLISNFEPWLEDLLDDLGLLEYLEVLVISGKEDYEKPHPRIYELALERGGVPPRRALHVGDSPISDYDGAREAGMRAVLLDRWGRFPDFPGESVRDLRELPGLLD